The sequence GAAATTCAGTTTATggataattattaagttttttatgaagactgtatatattttatatgtatataactatacttgttgtataaaattaaatgaagattaaaattttttactataataataatgaataaattttttaatttattataaattgtgttttattttatttaaaattacaaacaaaGTAAACCATCAGAGCTCTTACCTTTTGAGTAaagaagttaattttttactattacaATTAATCACTTTTTGAAGCTAAACGtaattatgagtgtgaatgtagcaaacagacaaatttaaaattttaaattaatagagtaaataatttaaaaaataatgtttataaaaaatgcacttattaatttcaaatttttttaaatgcgcatttttttttttttaattttattttattaattatttactatatttatttataattttaaatttgtctgatgtctgttacattcatactcataaataatttcgtaattaGCACCAAGTTTCAttaggatttaaaaaatacttaatgtctttaattaataaaattaaaataaaaaaatcgattgtcACGAATtcgaaatttgtaaaaaaaattcattaaattatttaaataattatacgaaattaaaatatcttttgaatttttatttagttattcaaAAGTTCGTATTCCCGCGCTTTTTTCTCATTGGCTCTTcgtcgataaaaataaagataattattatttatatgaagcacattcataattatatgctaatataaatttaaacaatacatatttagtaatatatgtaataaattaaaataaatgagcaATGTCAGCAGTGGAagacaataatataaattttcaaaatttagaaTTGAAATTACGCGAAAAATTTGCTCAGCTGCAGTTTAAAGAGGTAATGTACAcagaaatagataaataaagttataattaaattacagtaatgaatattttaaggAAGAGCTCAATAAATGTCAAGCACAATTGACAGAAaacgaaaatataatttgtaaactacaaataaatttagaaaatgagCGAAGAAATTCCGAGCAGCTACGAGTTGAATTAAAATCAACAATGGAAATAATAACACAGTTggagaatgaaaaaataagagGGCAAACGGAATTGATGCATTTGCAAATGAACTGGGAGAACGCACAAATTGGAcgtgaaaatttaatagaccaggtaaaaaaaaataaaatagagaacGTACGCTTGCAGCGtgcaaataaaatacttgaagCTGAACTTGCTGAAcaaaaaatagtcaataaattaatcgaAAAATCATTAACTGATGTGAGCCAacagattaataatttatgtccCACAATTTACAGGTTTGTAATTAAATCCcttgacttttttattttattaagaatattCTGACAGTgtcccccactttttaaaaatatgaaatgactcaactgtcataaacttgttaaagttttattaattaatgaaaaaaatttaaaacaattgaaaaaagaacAACGTAGTAGTAGTTTTGATGAGgtgtacatttaaaataaaattactttcagtTGATATCAATGGGAGTTaaacgaataaattttagcctacgaaatttgaaaattcaatttcgattacaaaattgacatgaagattttattgaaatttatttaataaatttcgttcaactcccaattgatatcaattgtaagtaatttttttttgacaattgaaGGTCATTGAAAATGTTTAAAGAATGAAAGAAGGGCACTGTCTGAAAATGgccttaattattaatacttattagATTTTTGTAAAACTGTCTACAGTAATGtcgagagtttaaaaaaagaacaagAGTGTCTTCGTAAATCTTTCAAAGCAATAACGCAGTTAAATTACCGTATTGATAATATGGGACAcaaaattcttgacaaaagcAAACATGATAATAAAGAATTAGTAGAATTAcgtgaaaaattatcacaattaCAAATAATGTTGGCTTCTTATTTACCACGTGCTTCAAATCCGccaaatataaaagtaaactattttatttcagtatatacttatttgaataaataaataaattaatataaatttatttcattacatCAGGCATGTCATGGATTAAGAGAGTTAACTGAAAAGCTCGAGGACAACAAAAAGATGGACAAGAAGCTCGATGAGTTGTGCAAAAAATTAGAACACATGGAATCGACGATTTccgattagtaaaaaaaatgatgattacttgtaaaattaataaatattattaattaatgacaggttaatgattaattaaaacacaTGTTAATaggattaatataaaatgtattataattataatagtcgTCGTCGTcgatttatctttaatttgttttaataaatttgcttAGTTGAGTCTAGatgaaataaatcaataattaatgcaaaaacaatatttaaagcGCGCTGAGACTTTATCaatgaacaaataaaagaGATCTTCAATAAGTGATTGTACATCGGCCTTAGTATTATTCGTTGAATTGCGCATTTgcttagttttttaatttttttgaacgtCTAGGAAGTTcttacagtaataataattaataattattattataataataataatatcaacgCAAGAAATAAAGATATTTGTTCTATATCATCACATCACATTATAATTgtgatttgtttaaattaatccaGTCATTAAGCTGAAACATCACAATGTTACGGGTTAATTTTGTGTAAAAGctatgattaataatattttataattatattagttattatagttatataaaaatgaattgtaataaattttaatgataattaattataaaataattttcagtgttaataatttatctctctttgagatttatttatagattttttacaaaaaaatcttacTTACAAGTGATGTTTCGtcataatcaaataaattttatcattttttttttctttttctttttttacttttttttctttatataattaaaaggaagaataattatttcttacgGTATTACAGATGCtttgtttaattgttttttttttcttttttctttttttttataaatttgacaaTTATATCATTGTACTATCGAAATGAGCGAaagttttattgtaaaatgtttgtagttttattttattcattttttttttttttaatttttatttcaaagtcaCATCTACCCGTAAGATGTcataacatttaataatattaattaattaataatagtaaaaagagTTCTGTGCAAGAGTGGATTTGGTCAACGGCAACCATCGTCCCCTGTGTTcccgatatatattttttttttctttttttttttctttgtttttttttttttaattaaaataatattataagattgtgattttaattcgttaaaaatgattaagaagtttcgaataattttaaaactctaaGGCTCTTAACGCACTGCTGTTTATTGTAAACCGCAAGTGCAGcctcaaagtttttttttttgtgttgatgtTATGATTGTTGGTGGTGTTATTATTAGTTgaagtttgtaaaaaaattttttacaattaaaaacggTAGACATCAAGGTGGcctttacaataataatgtaGGGTCAGAGTATAGTACATCGTGAGAGCCAATTTGGTGGTTTTCTCGCTGGTTCTGATGCTTTTAATTGATTTCCTCCGCTTTTCGGTGGATTCGATGCctcctattaaaaaaaaatttaatttataaataatatattatctgCTAGAAataatcactaaaaaattctcacacgaaaccaaaaaatgaaatattttgtaattatgtAAACGTAAAATCCTATTTATTcccgacaaaaaaatttttttatagatttactTTTTCTGTCAGAAACAaagttctattttttttttttctttaaattataaatctgCTGAGTCAAgtgataaaagttatttacaaaaaaattttacataattacaaatattttaacatgcatagtaaaaataaaatgatatgaaaacgaaatgaaagcagaaataaaagcaattaaaattttcaaattaaaaagcacatttgtcaaaaaaaaaaagaaaatacatttaacatTTAGCCAATTGAATTTTACCTTCTTCCGTAATAGACCCGCACCACAAACAGATAAAGACATAAGGAacagagaaataataattagtaagtaattcaatataaaaacagaatgaaaaaagtaaaatatgaCGCATTCTATCGATgtgaataaaatgaaagattTCACAGAATGATAAAGCCAGTGACAcaaattctatttattaaattactctaACTACCGAGAATAAATAACCGCGAACCAATAATTAACACTTAAAACTTTATGATTTCACAatgaaattcattaaattatttatttttatcatgtattaaaaaatagcttcaagtgattaaaaatcttaccaattttttttccattttagcTTTAATATCACGTGCTAGGGTGTAAAAAGCTTCCTCGACATTGATACTTGATTTAGCAGAAGTCTCCATGAATTTAATACCATATTCAACTGCTAATTGTTCACCTCTCTCTTTCGACACTTGTCTCCTGTCAGTCAATTCACATTTGTTACCTAGCAACATTTTTTCAACATCTGCCGATGCATTTTCTTCAATGTTTCGAATCCAGTTCTTAATATtctcaaaacttttttcatttgttacgTCGTAAACAAGCATTATACCCATCGCACCACGATAATAAGCCGTTGTAATTGTACGAAACCTTTCCTGTCCAGCAGTATCCctatacaaataaaatcacAAGTAATTGagacaatgaaaaaattcctCCATacattaaatacataaaatttaattattaaaaaatttattaccatatttgtagttttatttttttaccatctaATTCAATTGTGcgtattttaaaatcgattcctgtaacaagaaaaattaattaaactttaaatattggGCATTAAACACAATAgtagatataaataattaatgacagATTGAgcaataacaatagtaaaaataagaTTTGTCATTAATGTGATCATTGCCggttgattaataatttatctttgtGTGCGCgtatttctatataaatacatgGATATGTATGAGTATAAGTATAAGTATAAGTATAAGTATATGTGTActtaatataagtaatttaatactACAGCTAGTATTCTGTATTCTGTaagaaaagtttaattatgCATGTATCATAGAAACTCATATATTAATGATACAACGTAGTCTTTGTTCATCGTATCGGTGAATTACTTAATTGCAAAACTCAGCCTACTTATCCTTAATATTTGattcttaaagaaaaaaaattattgttactaaTGCTGtgagaactaaaaaaaaacttcactgcataattttttatgatactgaaattagacGAAATCTAGCAATTTTtggatgtttttttaaaacaataaataaaaaaaaaaaatatttgaaaaaatagcaTCTACAGCTTTATAAATTTGCTAcacgtgcatatttttatttattatttttttttaattgatgttgaaaaaaaaaacccgaagATTGTTAactgtctgttaacttcaggatcatagtttttttatcaataaaaatctacaacatccaaattaattaatcctAGGAAggatagtaatttttcagttaataaaaaaaaaaatttttattattattttaaaataaaaaaaaaatatagccgTCAAGGGTGTGCCACTtgaacaataacaacaaaaatatttgatgataatttttcataacttgAAATAAcggattatttaaatgacttaGCAAGATCAAGTTCATActtaatatgaataataattgtgTAGTAAACTTGGGTATTAATCTAATCGGATTAAAGACAATAGCaagtagtaaataataaataaataaaataaaatatcatccaTACCAATGGTGGAGATAAAGGTTGTGTTGAATGCATCTTCGGAGAACCTGAAGAGCACACAAGTTTTTCCGACACCCGAATCTCCAATTAGAAgcagtttaaataaatagtcatatGTCTTTGCCATTATTAGTTATTGATTATGATATATATCTATTGgagaataaaaagtataaaatattataaattgtacgatgaaatttttagtaacctcaatattgttatttaatcaCCACTAAACACAGAATCTACACTTGTCGCATTTGACACTAAACTGCCCGTCCCCGTGCCCGGATGTTTCGTATCTCGTAGCTCTTGTCGTCGTTATTCGTTACAACCAACTTACAAgacactaaatatatatatgtat comes from Microplitis demolitor isolate Queensland-Clemson2020A chromosome 8, iyMicDemo2.1a, whole genome shotgun sequence and encodes:
- the LOC103573167 gene encoding ras-related protein Rab-8A, with translation MAKTYDYLFKLLLIGDSGVGKTCVLFRFSEDAFNTTFISTIGIDFKIRTIELDGKKIKLQIWDTAGQERFRTITTAYYRGAMGIMLVYDVTNEKSFENIKNWIRNIEENASADVEKMLLGNKCELTDRRQVSKERGEQLAVEYGIKFMETSAKSSINVEEAFYTLARDIKAKMEKKLEASNPPKSGGNQLKASEPARKPPNWLSRCTIL
- the LOC103573169 gene encoding cingulin, coding for MSAVEDNNINFQNLELKLREKFAQLQFKEEELNKCQAQLTENENIICKLQINLENERRNSEQLRVELKSTMEIITQLENEKIRGQTELMHLQMNWENAQIGRENLIDQVKKNKIENVRLQRANKILEAELAEQKIVNKLIEKSLTDVSQQINNLCPTIYSNVESLKKEQECLRKSFKAITQLNYRIDNMGHKILDKSKHDNKELVELREKLSQLQIMLASYLPRASNPPNIKACHGLRELTEKLEDNKKMDKKLDELCKKLEHMESTISD